The Streptomyces rimosus genomic interval GGTCGCCCGGCAGGCCCTGGAGGCGGCCGACCGGGCCCGCGCCGAGGTGGAGGCGGTGGCCGGCGAGGTACGCGGCCGGCTGGCCGTGGGCGCGATCTCCACCGTCGCGGCCGTCGACCTGGCCCGCGAGCTGGGCGCCTACCGTGCCCGCTATCCCCAGGTGCGGATCAGCCTGCGCATGGAGATGAGCGAGCAGCTGATCGAGCAGGTCCGGCAGGGCACGCTGGACGTCGCCTTCGTCGGCCTGGTGCCGGGCGCCCGCAGCCAGGGCGTACGGGAGCGGGCGCTGGCCCACGGCGAGCTGGTGGCCGTCGTACCGCCGGGCCACCCGCTGGCGGGCCGGGAGTGGACGGATCTGCCGCGGCTCGCCGAGGAGACCTTCGTGGACTTCACGGCCGGTTCGGCGGCCCGCCGCCAGCGGGACGAGGCGTTCCGCGCGGCGGGCCTGACGACCGAGGTGGCCTTCGAGGTGACCACCGTGGAGTTCCTGGCCAAGCTGGTCCGCGCCGGGCTGGGCATCGGCATGGTGCCACAGGCGTTCGCCTCGGAGCTGACCGGGCTGAGCGTGGTGCGCGTCCACAGCGCCCCCGCCCGGGTCGAACGCGTCGTATGGAACCGGCTGGGGCCCTCGCCCGCGGCGGCGGCCTTTCTGGCGGCGCTGGGGGTGGATCCTTCGGACCCGGGTACCGACCCGGACCGGGTGCCGGCCGTACCGGCTGCTCAAAGCACCTGAGCGGTGATCCGGTTGCTCCAAGCACCTGATCGGCTGTCCGGTTGCTCAGGGCATCTGGCCGACAGCCCGACAAACCTCCGCTGACCTGCGGCTTCGCCCCCGTACCGGCCGGACGGTCCGCTACGGCCCCCGCCCGCGCATCGTCCCCGCCCACCCGGGTACCCGGGTCGAATGACAGCAACGATCGCTTCGGCCACACCGGCCCAGGACATCGGCTCCGTGCAGCAGGCCGTGGACTTCACCCGGGACATGGTCGTCGGCACCGGTCCGCTGGTCGCCGGGATCGTCATCGTTCTGGGG includes:
- a CDS encoding LysR family transcriptional regulator, which gives rise to MELQQMRYVVAVAETGGFTRAAERCHVVQSALSHQIARLEKELGARLFHRTSRSVRLTAAGEAFVPVARQALEAADRARAEVEAVAGEVRGRLAVGAISTVAAVDLARELGAYRARYPQVRISLRMEMSEQLIEQVRQGTLDVAFVGLVPGARSQGVRERALAHGELVAVVPPGHPLAGREWTDLPRLAEETFVDFTAGSAARRQRDEAFRAAGLTTEVAFEVTTVEFLAKLVRAGLGIGMVPQAFASELTGLSVVRVHSAPARVERVVWNRLGPSPAAAAFLAALGVDPSDPGTDPDRVPAVPAAQST